In Gemmata obscuriglobus, a single genomic region encodes these proteins:
- the glnA gene encoding type I glutamate--ammonia ligase, giving the protein MSNHVRTPREVLALLREREVKAVDFRFMDFPGLWKHFTVPAEVLDENAFEDGIGFDGSSIRGWVAINESDMLLMPQPDTLFIDPFCKDITLAMLCNIQDPLTKEDYSRDPRNVARKAVNYMKSTGVADAAMFGPSLEFFVFDDVKFDQTPHSAFYYVDSGEGQWNTGRDERPNLGYKIPYKQGYFPCPPQDALHDLRSEMMLAMMQCGMTVESHHHEKASGGQCAINVRYDDLVAMADNVLKYKYVVKNVARRHGKAASFMPKPLFEDYGSGMHVHVSLWKDKGGDRVNLFAGSDYSGLSDTAMYALGGLLKHAPALCAITNPTTNSYKRLVPGYEAPVNLAYSQRNRSAAVRIPVYSSRAKSKRLEFRIPDGAANPYLAFAAMLMAMLDGVRNKTHPGEPLDKDIYDMPAEQLQNVPKTPCTLDEALTALERDHDFLLHGSVFTEDVIETWIDYKRRTEVSAIRVRPHPYEFALYFDS; this is encoded by the coding sequence ATGTCCAACCACGTGCGCACCCCACGCGAAGTCCTGGCGCTGCTCCGCGAGCGCGAGGTGAAGGCCGTCGACTTCCGGTTCATGGACTTCCCGGGGCTGTGGAAGCACTTCACCGTGCCCGCCGAGGTGCTCGACGAGAACGCGTTCGAGGACGGCATCGGGTTCGACGGGTCCAGCATCCGCGGGTGGGTCGCGATCAACGAGTCCGACATGCTGCTGATGCCGCAGCCGGACACGCTGTTCATCGACCCGTTCTGCAAGGACATCACCCTGGCGATGCTGTGCAACATCCAGGACCCGCTCACGAAGGAGGACTACTCGCGGGACCCGCGGAACGTGGCCCGCAAGGCCGTGAACTACATGAAGTCCACCGGCGTGGCGGACGCCGCGATGTTCGGGCCGTCGCTCGAGTTCTTCGTGTTCGACGACGTGAAGTTCGACCAGACCCCGCACTCCGCGTTCTACTACGTGGACTCGGGCGAGGGGCAGTGGAACACGGGCCGCGACGAGCGCCCGAACCTGGGGTACAAGATCCCGTACAAGCAGGGGTACTTCCCGTGCCCCCCGCAGGACGCGCTGCACGACCTGCGCAGCGAGATGATGCTGGCGATGATGCAGTGCGGGATGACGGTGGAGAGCCACCACCACGAGAAGGCCAGCGGCGGCCAGTGCGCGATCAACGTGCGGTACGACGACCTCGTCGCGATGGCCGACAACGTGCTGAAGTACAAGTACGTCGTGAAGAACGTCGCCCGGCGGCACGGCAAGGCCGCGTCGTTCATGCCCAAGCCGCTGTTCGAGGACTACGGCAGCGGGATGCACGTCCACGTGTCGCTGTGGAAGGACAAGGGCGGCGACCGCGTGAACCTGTTCGCCGGGAGCGACTACTCGGGCCTCTCGGACACGGCCATGTACGCGCTGGGCGGGCTGCTGAAGCACGCCCCGGCGCTGTGCGCCATCACCAACCCCACCACCAACAGCTACAAGCGGCTGGTGCCCGGGTACGAGGCGCCGGTGAACCTCGCGTACAGCCAGCGGAACCGGTCCGCGGCGGTCCGCATCCCGGTGTACTCGTCGCGGGCGAAGTCGAAGCGGCTCGAGTTCCGCATCCCGGACGGGGCCGCCAACCCGTACCTCGCGTTCGCCGCGATGCTGATGGCGATGCTCGACGGCGTCCGCAACAAGACGCACCCCGGCGAGCCGCTGGACAAGGACATTTACGACATGCCGGCGGAGCAGTTGCAGAACGTCCCCAAGACCCCCTGCACGCTCGACGAGGCGCTCACCGCGCTGGAGCGGGACCACGACTTCCTGCTGCACGGCAGCGTGTTCACCGAGGACGTGATCGAGACGTGGATCGACTACAAGCGGCGGACGGAGGTGTCCGCGATCCGCGTGCGGCCGCACCCCTACGAGTTCGCGCTGTACTTCGATAGCTGA
- a CDS encoding N-acetylglucosamine kinase gives MTDAQPLVIGIDGGATKTIAVLADARTGAELGRGEGGPSNIQAVGVTSALHELNAAVVGAFKAAGVSRRPVAAATLGLAGVDRAEGADVILGWADLAQLADKVSVANDATLLFAAGTPDGWGLAVIAGTGSIAFALDAQGRDARAGGWGYLLGDEGSAFRTGLLGLRAACRAADGIGEPTALLPVLLKELGSSDPREFIPAVYRGKWDKAAIAALAPLVLAAAASGDATARSIFEQETRELAQTAAGAVRAGGLPTEGVPVALTGGLVVQNAAYRERFLSELRSCGVTPGPVGVVDAPVTGAVVLARKLVG, from the coding sequence ATGACCGACGCGCAACCTCTGGTCATCGGCATCGACGGCGGGGCGACGAAGACGATTGCGGTGCTGGCCGACGCCCGCACGGGCGCCGAGCTGGGGCGCGGCGAGGGCGGGCCGTCGAACATTCAGGCGGTGGGTGTCACGTCGGCCCTTCACGAGCTGAACGCGGCGGTCGTGGGCGCGTTCAAGGCCGCCGGGGTGTCGCGGCGGCCGGTCGCGGCGGCGACGCTCGGCCTCGCGGGGGTGGACCGCGCCGAAGGGGCGGACGTGATCCTCGGGTGGGCCGACCTCGCTCAGCTCGCCGACAAGGTGAGCGTCGCGAACGACGCGACGCTGCTGTTCGCCGCCGGGACGCCCGACGGGTGGGGGCTGGCGGTGATCGCCGGAACGGGCTCGATCGCGTTCGCGCTCGACGCGCAGGGCCGCGACGCCCGCGCCGGCGGTTGGGGCTACCTGCTCGGCGACGAGGGGAGCGCGTTCCGGACGGGGCTGCTCGGGTTGCGCGCCGCGTGCCGCGCCGCCGACGGCATCGGGGAGCCGACGGCGCTGCTGCCGGTGCTACTGAAGGAACTCGGATCGAGCGACCCGCGGGAGTTCATCCCCGCGGTGTACCGGGGGAAGTGGGACAAGGCGGCGATCGCGGCGCTGGCGCCGCTGGTTCTGGCCGCCGCCGCGTCCGGTGACGCAACGGCGCGGAGCATTTTCGAGCAGGAGACGCGCGAACTCGCGCAAACGGCGGCCGGCGCGGTGCGGGCCGGCGGGTTGCCGACCGAGGGTGTGCCGGTGGCGCTGACGGGCGGGCTGGTGGTCCAGAACGCGGCGTACCGCGAGCGGTTCCTGAGCGAGCTGCGGTCCTGCGGGGTGACCCCAGGACCGGTGGGCGTGGTGGACGCCCCGGTAACGGGCGCGGTGGTGCTCGCGCGGAAGCTCGTGGGCTGA
- the metH gene encoding methionine synthase, which translates to MPSSFRHPFLDLARERVAILDGGMGTSLHKYKPTEKDWGYSSAGKSLMNLSDALVYTHPDWIREIHRGFFAAGCDGVETNTFNANAIGLGEFGMADQLDEINRLNIRLAKEVAAEFATADRPRFVIGSVGPGTKMPSLTDPAIYIDFDSLADAYRTQFRVMIEERVDAILIETCFDILEAKCAAVAAIEEMKRAGVRLPLMVQLTIINENKKMLPGTDIATGLVTLDPIDEIDVLGMNCGVGPDWMDEDVRHLSRHSRKLLSVLPNAGMPETRGDETYFPLDPEGFAKWQERFVTEHGANIIGGCCGTTHAHLKAVCDRLHGKAPAKRTPVYVPAVSSLQGSQELLVDQRPLLVGERTNTNGSKKFKQLLEKDDWNGLVEMAREQEREGVHVLDVCVDYVGRDGVRDMKEVIKRYNAVLTKPIMLDSTESNVIEAGLKLCSGKALINSINLEDGRKTLDPKTKLAKKYGASLVALTIDEKGQADTAEWKFEVAKRIYDIVVHEYGIPPSDLMFDTLVFPLSTGQEQTRKSAIATFEALRLIKQNLPGALTHLGLSNCSFGLAPYTRQVLNSMYLHYALEYGLDSAILHAAKIMPLASIDETGRELCRRLLFDERVFDAAGNCVEDPLQLLIAHYADKKVESKKSQSLGDTAEERLRQAIIQGRRESLVADLDAARAKHSPIDIINNVLLDGMKVVGDLFGSGQMQLPFVLQSAEVMKAAVAYLEQFMEKVEGAEKGKIVLATVKGDVHDIGKNLVDIILTNNGYKVYNLGIKQPVDAMISAFKEHKADAIGMSGLLVKSTVIMKEDLVTLNERGLAPPVILGGAALNRRYVEQDLRSIYKGEVFYGADAFEGLHVMDELARRKKYDISRASPTLTKIVESRAGREIGGSGGTAALEPAPRARTAPRTPRADLPPRSPSLPKAPDVPVPPFLGSKVRTDFDMNEVFEFVNELTLFSTQWGFRKGGVDPAVYAKQIEEVAKPALARLKAQCLAENILRPAVTYGFFPASSDGTKLTVYEDDHKTPRHTFDFPRQEFGEFLCLSDYVEPTRDGKAVDHVGFMAVTMGREVTRVAQEWYNANRYQDYMFLHGLGVESAEALAEYFHQQLRREWGIGGDDSPVVQKLFKGHYRGCRYSFGYPACPNLEDQVPLFALIDPTRVGITLSEQFQLEPEQSTTAIVMHHPDAKYFVTTRTAGCATAE; encoded by the coding sequence ATGCCGAGCTCCTTCCGCCACCCGTTCCTCGACCTCGCTCGCGAGCGCGTCGCCATCCTCGACGGCGGGATGGGCACCAGCCTCCACAAGTACAAGCCGACGGAGAAGGACTGGGGCTACTCGTCCGCCGGCAAGTCGTTGATGAACCTGTCGGACGCGCTGGTGTACACGCACCCCGACTGGATCCGCGAGATCCACCGCGGGTTCTTCGCCGCCGGGTGCGACGGGGTCGAGACCAACACCTTCAACGCGAACGCGATCGGCCTCGGCGAGTTCGGCATGGCCGACCAGCTCGACGAGATCAACCGGCTGAACATCCGGCTCGCGAAGGAAGTGGCCGCCGAGTTCGCCACCGCCGACCGGCCGCGGTTCGTGATCGGCAGCGTCGGCCCCGGCACCAAGATGCCGTCGCTGACCGACCCGGCCATTTACATCGACTTCGACTCGCTGGCCGATGCCTACCGCACCCAGTTTCGGGTAATGATCGAGGAGCGGGTCGACGCGATCCTTATCGAGACGTGCTTCGACATTCTCGAAGCGAAGTGCGCCGCGGTTGCGGCGATCGAGGAGATGAAGCGGGCTGGGGTGCGGCTCCCGCTGATGGTGCAGCTCACCATCATCAACGAAAACAAGAAGATGCTGCCCGGCACTGACATCGCAACCGGGTTGGTCACACTCGACCCGATCGACGAGATCGACGTTCTCGGCATGAACTGCGGGGTTGGCCCGGACTGGATGGACGAGGACGTGCGCCACCTGAGCCGCCACAGCCGAAAGCTGCTCAGCGTGCTCCCGAACGCCGGCATGCCCGAAACGCGGGGCGACGAGACCTATTTCCCGCTCGACCCCGAGGGGTTCGCCAAGTGGCAAGAGCGGTTCGTCACCGAGCACGGCGCGAACATCATCGGCGGGTGCTGCGGCACAACCCACGCGCACCTGAAAGCCGTGTGCGACCGGTTGCACGGGAAAGCCCCGGCGAAGCGCACCCCCGTGTACGTCCCGGCTGTGTCGAGCCTCCAAGGTAGCCAGGAACTCCTGGTCGATCAGCGCCCGCTGCTCGTCGGCGAGCGGACCAACACCAACGGCTCCAAGAAGTTCAAGCAGCTACTCGAGAAAGACGACTGGAACGGGCTCGTCGAAATGGCCCGCGAGCAGGAGCGCGAGGGCGTCCACGTGCTCGACGTGTGCGTGGACTACGTCGGCCGCGACGGCGTCCGCGACATGAAGGAGGTCATCAAGCGGTACAACGCGGTGCTGACGAAGCCGATCATGCTCGACAGCACCGAGTCGAACGTGATCGAGGCCGGCTTGAAGCTGTGCTCCGGAAAGGCGCTCATCAACAGCATCAACCTTGAGGACGGCCGCAAAACGCTCGACCCGAAGACCAAGCTCGCGAAGAAGTACGGCGCGTCGCTCGTCGCCCTCACCATCGACGAGAAGGGGCAGGCCGACACCGCGGAGTGGAAGTTCGAGGTCGCCAAGCGCATCTACGACATCGTCGTCCACGAGTACGGCATTCCGCCGTCGGACCTGATGTTCGACACGCTGGTGTTCCCGCTGTCCACCGGCCAGGAGCAGACCCGCAAGAGCGCCATCGCGACGTTCGAGGCCCTGCGGCTCATCAAGCAGAACCTGCCGGGCGCGCTCACGCACCTCGGCCTGTCGAACTGCTCGTTCGGGCTCGCGCCGTACACCCGGCAGGTGCTGAACAGCATGTACCTGCACTACGCGCTCGAGTACGGCCTCGACTCCGCGATCCTGCACGCGGCCAAGATCATGCCGCTGGCGAGCATCGACGAAACGGGGCGCGAGCTGTGCCGCCGGCTGCTGTTCGACGAGCGGGTGTTCGACGCGGCGGGCAACTGCGTGGAAGACCCGCTGCAACTGCTCATTGCTCACTACGCGGACAAAAAGGTCGAGAGCAAGAAGTCGCAGTCGCTCGGCGACACGGCCGAGGAGCGGCTGCGCCAGGCGATCATCCAGGGGCGCCGGGAGTCGCTCGTCGCGGACCTCGACGCGGCCCGCGCGAAGCACTCGCCCATCGACATCATCAACAACGTCCTGCTCGACGGGATGAAGGTGGTCGGCGACCTGTTCGGCAGCGGCCAGATGCAGCTCCCGTTCGTGCTGCAGTCCGCCGAGGTGATGAAGGCCGCGGTCGCGTACCTCGAACAGTTCATGGAGAAGGTGGAGGGCGCGGAGAAGGGCAAGATCGTCCTCGCGACCGTAAAGGGGGACGTTCACGACATCGGCAAGAACCTCGTGGACATCATCCTCACGAACAACGGCTACAAGGTGTACAACCTCGGCATCAAGCAGCCGGTGGACGCGATGATCTCCGCGTTCAAGGAGCACAAGGCGGACGCCATCGGCATGAGCGGGCTGCTGGTGAAGTCCACCGTCATCATGAAGGAAGACCTGGTCACGCTCAACGAGCGCGGCCTGGCCCCCCCCGTGATCCTCGGCGGCGCGGCGCTGAACCGGCGGTACGTGGAGCAGGACCTGCGGTCGATCTACAAGGGCGAGGTCTTTTACGGCGCGGACGCCTTTGAGGGGCTGCACGTGATGGACGAACTCGCGCGCCGCAAGAAGTACGACATCAGCCGGGCCAGCCCCACACTTACGAAAATCGTCGAGAGCCGAGCGGGTCGCGAGATCGGTGGGAGCGGCGGGACCGCGGCACTTGAGCCCGCGCCCCGCGCACGCACCGCCCCGCGCACGCCCCGCGCCGACCTGCCGCCGCGGTCGCCGTCGCTGCCGAAGGCGCCGGACGTGCCCGTGCCGCCGTTCCTCGGGTCGAAGGTCCGCACCGACTTCGACATGAACGAGGTGTTCGAGTTCGTCAACGAGCTGACGCTGTTCAGCACCCAGTGGGGCTTCCGCAAGGGCGGCGTCGACCCGGCCGTGTACGCGAAGCAGATCGAGGAGGTGGCGAAGCCCGCGCTCGCCCGGCTGAAGGCGCAGTGCCTCGCGGAGAACATTCTGCGGCCCGCCGTGACCTACGGGTTCTTCCCCGCGTCCAGCGACGGCACCAAACTCACGGTGTACGAAGACGACCACAAGACGCCGCGCCACACCTTCGACTTCCCGCGCCAGGAGTTCGGCGAGTTCCTGTGCCTGTCGGACTACGTCGAACCGACCCGCGACGGCAAAGCCGTGGACCACGTCGGATTCATGGCGGTGACGATGGGCCGCGAGGTCACCCGCGTCGCGCAGGAGTGGTACAACGCGAACCGCTACCAGGACTACATGTTCCTGCACGGGCTGGGCGTCGAGTCGGCGGAAGCGCTGGCGGAATACTTCCACCAGCAGCTCCGGCGCGAGTGGGGCATCGGTGGGGACGACTCGCCGGTGGTTCAGAAGCTGTTCAAGGGCCACTACCGCGGGTGCCGGTACTCGTTCGGGTACCCGGCGTGCCCGAACCTTGAGGACCAGGTGCCGCTGTTCGCGCTCATCGACCCGACCCGCGTCGGGATCACGCTGAGCGAGCAGTTCCAGCTCGAACCGGAGCAGTCCACGACCGCGATCGTGATGCACCACCCGGACGCGAAGTACTTCGTGACCACCCGCACCGCCGGCTGCGCCACGGCGGAGTGA
- a CDS encoding gamma-glutamyl-gamma-aminobutyrate hydrolase family protein, with protein MATRTKDKEPAPPPARPLIAVNADIVAPKNGAAFAKVNVGYLDAIVAAGGLPLVLPPLRKDNLADIDALLNQCAGIVLTGGADMDPRRNGQPLTAVVNPMPARREDADRYLLAKIFERKIPVLGIGVGMQQLNVFAGGTLYMHLPADNPKALPHFDQTGAPHRHMVLIEENTRLDDIYGTQELRVNSAHHQAINQMGKRMRVAAKAPDGVIEAIESTDPNWFCVGVQWHPEADTASALDVQIFDCFVQAAVRNSDGVLAAA; from the coding sequence ATGGCCACCCGCACCAAAGACAAAGAACCCGCCCCGCCGCCCGCCCGCCCGCTGATCGCAGTGAACGCGGACATCGTGGCCCCCAAGAACGGCGCCGCGTTCGCCAAGGTCAACGTCGGGTACCTCGACGCCATCGTCGCCGCCGGCGGGCTGCCGCTGGTCCTGCCCCCGCTCCGCAAGGACAACCTGGCCGACATCGACGCGCTGCTGAACCAGTGCGCCGGGATCGTGCTCACCGGCGGCGCGGACATGGACCCGCGCCGCAACGGCCAGCCGCTCACCGCGGTCGTGAACCCGATGCCGGCCCGCCGCGAGGACGCCGACCGGTACCTGCTGGCCAAGATCTTCGAGCGCAAGATCCCGGTGCTCGGGATCGGCGTCGGGATGCAGCAGCTCAACGTGTTCGCCGGCGGCACGCTGTACATGCACCTGCCGGCCGACAACCCGAAGGCGCTGCCCCACTTCGACCAGACCGGCGCCCCGCACCGGCACATGGTGCTGATCGAGGAGAACACCCGGCTCGACGACATCTACGGCACCCAGGAGCTGCGCGTGAACAGCGCGCACCACCAGGCGATCAACCAGATGGGCAAGCGGATGCGGGTGGCGGCGAAGGCCCCGGACGGGGTCATCGAGGCCATCGAGTCGACCGACCCGAACTGGTTCTGCGTGGGCGTGCAGTGGCACCCCGAGGCGGACACGGCCAGCGCCCTCGACGTGCAGATCTTCGACTGCTTCGTGCAGGCCGCCGTGCGGAACTCGGACGGCGTGCTGGCCGCGGCGTAA
- a CDS encoding anhydro-N-acetylmuramic acid kinase: MVRTLIGLSVGSGLEGVDAAAVRADGLGLGLALRVVAAPRVAFPPGVRDAFRAAHGAPAPLAPEVVRTAAETLVFAARQALTRAAVSPRDAFAIGFLEPTRPAAPVSVRWAEVAERVAEQTGVTVLHGFADRDRAAGGAGRPVTAVADYILFRDPTESRLLVHLGAVSQVLLLPAGGTIPTAFGGEPGPGNQLLDQILFHGTKGREFSDLGGKHAVQGRCLEPLLARWADHPHLTRALPKTVHPEAFGRSFLLAAFESARLLGGGLPDLLCTATHLAARAIGAACRAPHMRPDGPRRVLLTGGGVRNGFLWQLVAKQFAGGVERADAAGVPALTRNAAAAAVLAALTCDGVPGNLPLLTGAAGGRLLGQISPGDGRNWARCSAWLADQTGDYPRANRAA; this comes from the coding sequence ATGGTGCGCACCCTCATCGGCCTGTCGGTCGGCTCGGGGCTGGAAGGCGTGGACGCCGCGGCGGTCCGGGCCGACGGGCTCGGGCTGGGGCTCGCGCTGCGCGTGGTCGCGGCCCCCAGGGTCGCGTTCCCGCCCGGCGTCCGGGACGCGTTCCGTGCCGCGCACGGGGCTCCGGCGCCGCTCGCGCCCGAGGTCGTCCGCACGGCGGCCGAGACGCTCGTGTTCGCCGCCCGGCAGGCGCTGACCCGGGCCGCCGTGTCCCCCCGCGACGCGTTCGCGATCGGGTTCCTCGAACCGACCCGCCCCGCGGCCCCGGTGTCGGTGCGGTGGGCCGAGGTCGCCGAGCGGGTCGCCGAGCAGACCGGTGTCACCGTCCTGCACGGGTTCGCCGACCGCGACCGGGCGGCGGGCGGCGCGGGGCGGCCGGTCACCGCGGTCGCGGACTACATTCTCTTTCGCGACCCGACCGAGTCGCGCCTGCTGGTCCACCTCGGCGCGGTGTCACAGGTGCTCCTGCTCCCGGCGGGCGGAACGATCCCGACGGCGTTCGGGGGGGAACCCGGCCCCGGCAACCAACTCCTCGACCAGATCCTGTTCCACGGCACGAAGGGGCGCGAATTCAGCGACCTGGGCGGCAAGCACGCCGTTCAGGGGCGGTGCCTGGAGCCGCTCCTCGCGCGGTGGGCGGACCACCCGCACCTCACCCGGGCGCTTCCCAAAACGGTTCACCCCGAAGCCTTCGGGCGCAGCTTCCTTCTGGCGGCGTTCGAGTCGGCCCGGTTGCTCGGCGGCGGGCTCCCCGACCTCCTCTGCACCGCGACGCACCTGGCGGCCCGCGCGATCGGCGCGGCGTGCCGGGCGCCGCACATGCGCCCCGACGGCCCGCGCCGGGTGCTCCTCACCGGCGGCGGGGTGCGGAACGGGTTCCTGTGGCAACTCGTGGCGAAGCAGTTCGCCGGGGGCGTCGAGCGAGCCGACGCGGCCGGTGTGCCCGCGCTGACGCGGAACGCCGCCGCCGCTGCCGTACTCGCCGCGCTAACGTGCGACGGCGTGCCCGGCAACCTGCCCCTCCTCACGGGCGCGGCGGGGGGCCGGTTACTGGGGCAGATCTCGCCCGGCGACGGCCGGAACTGGGCGCGGTGCTCGGCGTGGCTCGCGGATCAGACGGGCGATTACCCGCGTGCGAACCGGGCCGCGTGA
- a CDS encoding S9 family peptidase codes for MLRAFLCGVFVLFSSVDAFGQDGYQKPPQAVLDILDAPAPPGLSVSPTGEHILLVQTARYPSIEEVAAPMLRLAGLRINPKTNGPARPARATGLALLPVTGGEPKALALPEHGRIGFPLWAPDGKRFAVENFTDAGIELWVCALDDPKLEPVKGVRLSAAVGSSVQWMPDGRSLLVQLVPDGRGEAPRPPAAPVGPVVQESGGTAAPVRTYQDLLKDPHDAALFEYYCTSQLAVVSGEPGNPTVRNVGRPAINIGSDPSPDGQFVLAFRAQKPFSYLHPYTAFPRAVEVFKSSGERSATVAELPLQDKVPIEGVPTGPRAIRWVPTLPHALIWAEARDDGDPKKKVPHRDAIVTATVGGEAVTGTELMKVEHRFAGLDFFPTGNRMLVRDYDRDRKWGRTFLAASSPVLADEPKLLFERSVQDRYGDPGAPLLRQLPSGHSVIRTAGDPAGDTIFMKGDGASPKGDRPFLDRYDLRTQKAERLFHCPEGSYEEVVRVLNGTGTKLLVRRESVSEPPNYFFRDGPHEKPLTTNADPAPELRKAKKQLVTTKRADGTAISFTLHLPPGHKDGEKVPGVFYAYPVEFASADTAGQVTGSPHRFTAVSGYSHLFFLTQGYAVMEVSMPIVGPPETANNNFVDQLNANAKAALDKAAELGVDPARVGVMGHSYGAFMTANLLAHGDLFKAGIARSGAYNRTLTPFGFQNERRTFWEAPEVYGRMSPFYYADKIKEPLLLIHGAADSNPGTFPVQSERMYQAVRGAGGTVRLVLLPHEDHGYAARESIGHVLYEQIAWFDRYVKGAKK; via the coding sequence ATGTTGCGTGCGTTCTTGTGCGGGGTGTTCGTGTTGTTCAGTTCCGTAGACGCGTTCGGTCAGGACGGCTACCAGAAGCCGCCGCAGGCGGTGCTCGACATCCTCGACGCGCCCGCCCCCCCGGGCCTCTCGGTCTCGCCCACGGGCGAACACATCCTCTTGGTGCAGACCGCCCGCTACCCCTCGATTGAAGAGGTCGCGGCGCCGATGCTGCGGCTCGCGGGGCTGCGCATCAACCCCAAGACCAACGGCCCCGCCCGCCCGGCGCGGGCCACCGGGCTGGCCCTGCTGCCGGTCACCGGCGGGGAGCCGAAGGCGCTCGCCCTGCCCGAACACGGTCGGATCGGGTTCCCCCTCTGGGCGCCCGACGGGAAGCGGTTCGCGGTGGAGAACTTTACCGACGCGGGCATCGAGCTGTGGGTGTGCGCGCTCGACGATCCGAAGCTCGAACCGGTGAAGGGCGTGCGGCTGAGCGCGGCGGTCGGCTCGTCCGTCCAGTGGATGCCCGACGGGCGGTCGCTGCTCGTGCAACTGGTGCCCGACGGGCGCGGCGAGGCCCCCCGGCCCCCGGCCGCGCCCGTCGGCCCCGTGGTGCAAGAGAGCGGCGGCACGGCGGCGCCCGTGCGCACCTACCAGGACCTCCTGAAAGACCCGCACGACGCGGCCCTGTTCGAGTACTACTGCACCTCGCAGCTCGCGGTGGTGAGCGGGGAGCCCGGCAACCCGACGGTCCGGAACGTGGGGCGGCCGGCGATCAACATCGGCTCCGACCCCTCGCCCGACGGCCAGTTCGTCCTGGCGTTCCGCGCGCAGAAGCCGTTCTCGTACCTGCACCCGTACACCGCGTTCCCGCGGGCCGTCGAGGTGTTCAAGTCGAGCGGGGAGCGGTCCGCGACCGTCGCCGAGTTGCCGCTCCAGGACAAGGTGCCGATCGAGGGCGTGCCGACCGGCCCCCGCGCGATCCGGTGGGTCCCGACCCTGCCGCACGCGCTCATCTGGGCCGAGGCGCGGGACGACGGCGACCCCAAGAAGAAGGTCCCGCACCGCGACGCGATCGTCACCGCGACCGTCGGCGGCGAGGCGGTCACGGGCACCGAGCTGATGAAGGTCGAGCACCGGTTCGCGGGGCTCGACTTCTTCCCCACCGGCAACCGGATGCTGGTCCGCGACTACGACCGCGACCGCAAGTGGGGCCGCACGTTCCTGGCGGCGAGCAGCCCGGTCCTCGCGGACGAGCCGAAGCTGCTGTTCGAGCGCTCGGTGCAGGACCGGTACGGCGACCCCGGCGCGCCGCTGCTGCGCCAGCTCCCGAGCGGGCACTCGGTGATCCGCACCGCCGGCGACCCGGCGGGCGACACCATTTTCATGAAGGGCGACGGGGCGAGCCCGAAGGGCGACCGCCCGTTCCTCGACCGGTACGACCTCCGGACGCAGAAGGCGGAGCGCCTGTTCCACTGCCCGGAGGGGAGTTACGAAGAGGTCGTCCGGGTGCTGAACGGCACCGGGACCAAGTTGCTCGTCCGGCGCGAGTCCGTGAGCGAGCCGCCGAACTACTTCTTCCGCGACGGCCCGCACGAGAAGCCGCTGACCACGAACGCCGACCCCGCGCCGGAACTCCGGAAGGCGAAGAAGCAGCTCGTGACCACGAAGCGGGCGGACGGCACCGCCATTTCGTTCACGCTGCACCTGCCGCCGGGCCACAAGGACGGCGAGAAGGTGCCGGGGGTGTTTTACGCGTACCCGGTGGAGTTCGCGTCCGCCGACACCGCGGGGCAGGTGACGGGGTCGCCGCACCGGTTCACCGCCGTGAGCGGGTACTCGCACCTGTTCTTCCTCACCCAGGGGTACGCGGTGATGGAAGTGTCCATGCCGATCGTGGGGCCGCCGGAAACCGCGAACAACAACTTCGTGGACCAGCTCAACGCGAACGCGAAGGCGGCGCTCGACAAGGCCGCCGAACTCGGCGTCGATCCCGCGCGGGTCGGGGTGATGGGGCACAGCTACGGCGCGTTCATGACCGCGAACCTGCTCGCGCACGGCGACCTGTTCAAGGCGGGGATCGCGCGGAGCGGGGCGTACAACCGGACGCTCACCCCGTTCGGGTTTCAGAACGAGCGCCGCACGTTCTGGGAGGCGCCCGAGGTGTACGGCCGGATGTCGCCGTTCTACTACGCGGACAAGATCAAGGAGCCGCTGCTCCTGATCCACGGCGCCGCCGACAGCAACCCGGGCACGTTCCCGGTGCAGAGCGAGCGGATGTACCAGGCGGTGCGCGGCGCCGGGGGTACGGTGCGGCTGGTGCTGCTCCCGCACGAGGACCACGGTTACGCCGCGCGCGAGTCCATCGGGCACGTGCTGTACGAGCAGATCGCGTGGTTCGACCGGTACGTGAAGGGCGCGAAGAAATAA